Proteins co-encoded in one Inquilinus sp. Marseille-Q2685 genomic window:
- a CDS encoding phosphoadenylyl-sulfate reductase, whose translation MSVSAAAHPQLDQELIAAEFDGLEGRALIEGALADPRLGPVALVSSFGTESAVLLALVAEGAPATPVIFLDTLRHFGETLRYRDRLVAQLGLVDVRSVRPDPAEIARRDPDLLLFQRDPDACCALRKVEPLERALSGFGGWITGRKRFQALTRAALPAVEWAADERRFKINPLAGWSPDRVAAEFEARGLPHHPLEADGFLSIGCMPCTERVAQGADPRSGRWSGQAKTECGIHRSADPVPSQVTPL comes from the coding sequence ATGTCCGTCTCTGCCGCTGCACATCCGCAGCTCGATCAGGAGCTGATCGCCGCCGAATTCGACGGGCTGGAGGGGCGTGCGCTGATCGAAGGGGCGCTGGCGGATCCGCGGCTCGGGCCGGTCGCGCTGGTGTCGTCCTTCGGCACCGAATCGGCGGTGCTGCTGGCCCTGGTGGCCGAGGGCGCGCCGGCCACGCCGGTCATCTTCCTCGACACGCTGCGGCATTTCGGCGAGACTCTGCGCTACCGCGACCGGCTGGTCGCGCAGCTCGGACTTGTGGATGTACGCTCGGTCAGGCCCGACCCCGCCGAAATCGCCCGACGAGACCCCGACCTGCTGCTGTTCCAGCGCGATCCGGACGCCTGCTGTGCCCTGCGCAAGGTCGAGCCGCTGGAGCGGGCGCTGTCCGGCTTCGGCGGCTGGATCACCGGCCGCAAGCGCTTCCAGGCGCTCACCCGCGCCGCGCTGCCGGCGGTCGAATGGGCGGCCGACGAGCGCCGCTTCAAGATCAACCCGCTGGCCGGCTGGTCGCCCGACCGGGTCGCCGCGGAGTTCGAGGCCCGGGGCCTGCCGCATCATCCGCTGGAGGCCGACGGCTTCCTGTCGATCGGCTGCATGCCCTGTACCGAGCGGGTCGCGCAAGGCGCCGACCCGCGCTCCGGCCGCTGGTCTGGCCAGGCCAAGACCGAATGCGGTATCCACCGCTCCGCCGATCCCGTCCCCTCCCAGGTCACGCCCCTCTAG
- the mmsA gene encoding multiple monosaccharide ABC transporter ATP-binding protein yields MRGITKTFPGVKALSNVNLAVRRGEIHAVVGENGAGKSTLMKVLSGVYPHGSYEGEIRFEGKERQFRSISDSEEAGIIIIHQELALVPLLSIAENLFLGNEVASRGIIDWNETLVRARALLDKVGLKENPATLVTNIGVGKQQLVEIAKALSKEVKLLILDEPTASLNESDSDALLELLLEFKRQGISSILISHKLNEITKVADSITILRDGSTIETLDARGGEVNEDRIIKGMVGRDLTDRYPEREPKLGEVLFAVKGWSVYHPLHSDRQVIKGIDLHVRAGEVVGIAGLMGAGRTEFAMSVFGRSWGQKITGTATMRGNPIDLATVPKAIAAGLAYVTEDRKQLGLVLGDSIQHNIPLAHLPGVARRGIIDEMRELGVAFDYRRKLNIRSSGVQQQTVNLSGGNQQKVVLSKWLFAGPEVLILDEPTRGIDVGAKYEIYTIINQLVASGKGVIVISSEMPELLGMSDRIYVMNEGRIVAEMPAQEASQENIMRAIMRSRERV; encoded by the coding sequence ATGCGCGGGATCACCAAGACGTTCCCGGGCGTGAAGGCGCTCAGCAACGTCAACCTCGCGGTCAGGCGCGGCGAGATCCACGCCGTGGTCGGCGAGAACGGCGCCGGCAAGTCGACCTTGATGAAGGTCCTGTCCGGCGTCTACCCCCACGGCTCCTACGAGGGCGAGATCCGGTTCGAGGGGAAGGAACGGCAGTTCCGCTCGATCTCGGACAGCGAGGAAGCCGGCATCATCATCATCCATCAGGAGCTGGCGCTGGTGCCGCTCCTGTCGATCGCCGAGAACCTGTTCCTCGGCAACGAGGTAGCCAGCCGCGGCATCATCGACTGGAACGAGACGCTGGTCCGGGCCCGGGCGCTGCTCGACAAGGTCGGGCTGAAGGAGAACCCGGCGACGCTGGTCACCAATATCGGCGTCGGCAAGCAGCAACTGGTCGAGATCGCCAAGGCGCTGTCGAAGGAGGTGAAGCTCCTGATCCTCGACGAGCCGACGGCCAGCCTGAACGAGAGCGACAGCGACGCTCTGCTGGAGCTGCTGCTGGAGTTCAAGCGCCAGGGCATCTCCTCGATCCTGATCTCGCACAAGCTGAACGAGATCACCAAGGTCGCGGATTCGATCACCATCCTGCGCGACGGGTCGACCATCGAGACGCTGGACGCGCGGGGCGGCGAGGTCAACGAGGACCGGATCATCAAGGGCATGGTCGGCCGCGACCTGACCGACCGCTATCCCGAGCGCGAGCCCAAGCTGGGCGAGGTCCTGTTCGCGGTGAAGGGCTGGAGCGTCTACCATCCGCTGCATTCCGACCGGCAGGTGATCAAGGGCATCGACCTGCATGTCCGCGCCGGCGAGGTGGTGGGCATCGCCGGGCTGATGGGCGCGGGGCGGACCGAGTTCGCGATGAGCGTGTTCGGCCGGTCCTGGGGCCAGAAGATCACCGGCACGGCGACGATGCGGGGCAATCCGATCGACCTCGCCACCGTGCCCAAGGCGATCGCCGCCGGCCTCGCCTACGTCACAGAGGACCGCAAGCAGCTGGGGCTGGTGCTGGGCGATTCGATTCAGCACAACATCCCGCTGGCCCATCTTCCCGGCGTGGCCCGCCGCGGCATCATCGACGAGATGCGCGAGCTGGGCGTCGCCTTCGACTACCGGCGCAAGCTCAACATCCGCTCCTCCGGCGTGCAGCAGCAGACGGTCAACCTGTCGGGCGGCAACCAGCAGAAGGTGGTGCTGAGCAAGTGGCTGTTCGCGGGGCCTGAGGTGCTGATCCTCGACGAGCCGACCCGCGGCATCGACGTCGGCGCCAAATACGAGATCTACACGATCATCAACCAGCTGGTGGCGTCCGGGAAGGGCGTCATCGTGATCTCGTCGGAGATGCCCGAGCTGCTGGGCATGTCCGACCGGATCTACGTCATGAACGAGGGCCGCATCGTCGCCGAGATGCCGGCCCAGGAAGCCTCCCAGGAAAACATCATGCGGGCGATCATGCGCTCGAGAGAACGGGTCTAA
- the cysD gene encoding sulfate adenylyltransferase subunit CysD, producing the protein MNHLDELEAESITILREAFARIDRLAMLWSIGKDSTLILWLLRKAFFGHVPFPLVQLETHMELPEVYEFRDRLVREWNLPLIVEDCPPEELMDQTLAPGGRAAARKTEGLKAVIQREGFEGIIVGIRRDEQGTRAKERVFSPRSFEGAWDVADQPAEFWGQYKTRFEPGTHVRIHPILKWTEIDVWRYTQREGIPIVPLYLAKDGLRYRSLGEKNITLPVASDADSIEAIIAELETTKVSERSGRIIDNETEDGFERLRSAGYM; encoded by the coding sequence ATGAATCATCTCGACGAACTCGAAGCGGAGAGCATCACGATTCTCCGCGAAGCCTTCGCCCGTATCGATCGGCTGGCGATGCTCTGGTCCATCGGCAAGGACTCGACCCTGATCCTGTGGCTGCTGCGCAAGGCGTTCTTCGGCCATGTGCCGTTCCCGCTGGTCCAGCTCGAGACCCATATGGAGCTGCCCGAGGTCTATGAGTTCCGCGATCGGCTGGTGCGCGAGTGGAACCTGCCGCTGATCGTCGAGGATTGCCCGCCGGAGGAGCTGATGGACCAGACCCTGGCGCCCGGCGGCCGGGCGGCGGCGCGCAAGACCGAAGGGCTGAAGGCGGTGATCCAGCGCGAGGGCTTCGAGGGCATCATCGTCGGCATCCGCCGCGACGAGCAGGGCACGCGGGCGAAGGAGCGGGTGTTCAGCCCGCGCAGCTTCGAGGGCGCCTGGGACGTGGCCGACCAGCCGGCCGAGTTCTGGGGCCAGTACAAGACCCGGTTCGAGCCCGGCACCCATGTCCGGATCCACCCGATCCTGAAATGGACCGAGATCGACGTCTGGCGCTACACCCAGCGCGAGGGCATTCCGATCGTGCCGCTGTACCTGGCCAAGGACGGGCTGCGCTACCGCTCGCTGGGCGAGAAGAACATCACCCTGCCGGTGGCCAGCGACGCCGATTCGATCGAGGCGATCATCGCCGAGCTCGAGACCACCAAGGTCTCCGAACGGTCCGGCCGCATCATCGACAACGAGACCGAGGACGGCTTCGAACGCCTCCGCAGCGCGGGATACATGTGA
- a CDS encoding TfoX/Sxy family protein, producing MRERPISSLPNLGPKTAEWLAAVGITTEAELRAIGPVEAWQRLKAAQPELITVNALYALHGALTNQHWAALPQELRALLRKDAGVE from the coding sequence GTGAGGGAGCGCCCGATCTCGTCCCTGCCCAATCTCGGGCCCAAGACCGCGGAGTGGCTGGCCGCCGTCGGCATCACCACCGAGGCGGAGCTGCGCGCCATCGGCCCGGTCGAGGCCTGGCAGCGCCTGAAGGCGGCGCAGCCGGAGCTGATCACGGTCAACGCGCTCTACGCCCTGCACGGCGCCCTGACCAACCAGCACTGGGCCGCCCTGCCCCAGGAGCTGCGCGCCTTGCTGCGCAAGGACGCCGGGGTGGAGTAG
- the chvE gene encoding multiple monosaccharide ABC transporter substrate-binding protein yields the protein MKLITSITALALGLSAFALSAQAAEKGLVGVSMPTKTSARWIADGDNMVKSLQAKGYEADLQYAGDDIPTQLSQIENMVTKGAKVLVIASIDGTTLSSVLQQAHDAGIKVIAYDRLIRDTPNVDYYTTFDNFQVGVLQAGSLVDALGLKDGKGPFNIELFGGSPDDNNAFFFYNGAMSVLQPYIDSGKLKVPSGQMGMDKVGILRWDAATAQARMDNLLSAYYGDKKVDAVLSPYDGLSMGIIASLKAVGYGSGDRPLPYVSGQDAEVPSVKSILAGDQYSTVFKDTRDLAKVTVDMIDAVMGGKEPQVNDTKTYNNGVKVVPSYLLTPVPVTKDNVQKVLVDSGYYTADQLK from the coding sequence GTGAAGCTGATCACATCCATCACCGCGCTGGCGCTGGGGCTGTCCGCCTTCGCGCTGTCCGCGCAGGCCGCCGAGAAGGGCCTCGTCGGCGTCTCGATGCCGACCAAGACCTCGGCGCGCTGGATCGCCGACGGCGACAACATGGTCAAGTCGCTGCAGGCCAAGGGCTACGAGGCCGACCTGCAATATGCCGGCGACGACATCCCGACCCAGCTGTCGCAGATCGAGAACATGGTCACCAAGGGCGCCAAGGTGCTGGTGATCGCCTCGATCGACGGCACCACCCTGTCCTCGGTGCTGCAGCAGGCGCATGACGCCGGGATCAAGGTCATCGCCTATGACCGCCTGATCCGCGACACGCCGAATGTCGACTACTACACCACCTTCGACAACTTCCAGGTCGGCGTCCTGCAGGCGGGCTCGCTGGTCGACGCCCTCGGCCTCAAGGACGGCAAGGGCCCGTTCAACATCGAGCTGTTCGGCGGCTCGCCGGACGACAACAACGCCTTCTTCTTCTACAACGGCGCGATGTCGGTGCTGCAGCCCTACATCGACAGCGGCAAGCTGAAGGTGCCGAGCGGCCAGATGGGCATGGACAAGGTCGGCATCCTGCGCTGGGACGCCGCCACCGCCCAGGCCCGCATGGACAACCTGCTGTCGGCCTATTACGGCGACAAGAAGGTCGACGCCGTGCTGTCGCCCTATGACGGCCTGTCGATGGGCATCATCGCCTCGCTGAAGGCGGTCGGCTACGGCTCGGGCGACCGGCCGCTGCCCTATGTCTCCGGCCAGGACGCCGAGGTGCCGTCGGTCAAGTCGATCCTCGCCGGCGACCAGTACTCGACCGTGTTCAAGGACACCCGCGACCTCGCCAAGGTCACCGTCGACATGATCGACGCCGTGATGGGCGGCAAGGAGCCCCAGGTCAACGACACCAAGACCTACAACAACGGGGTCAAGGTGGTGCCGTCCTACCTGCTGACGCCGGTGCCGGTGACCAAGGACAACGTCCAGAAGGTGCTGGTCGACAGCGGCTACTACACCGCCGACCAACTGAAGTAA
- the cysC gene encoding adenylyl-sulfate kinase has translation MDGIVALHPALAAARTLRVVIAGHVDHGKSTLIGRLLHDTGTLGPERVTAVEAMSRKRGMPFEWSFLIDALQSERDQGITIDTAEVQFRTPRRRYVLIDAPGHAEFLKNMVSGAAGADAALLLVDAREGTLEQSRRHALILGLLGITQVVVAINKMDLVEYDQARFQAVVDEISAYLGSVGITPAAVVPLAARHGENIAARSTLMPWHDGPSLVEALDGLEAAPAPTEQPLRLPVQDVYKFDERRIVAGRIESGALAVGQTLRFAPSGKVARIATIESWPAAEITSARAGQAVGLTLDPPVFVERGQVATLVEQAPETATRLKLRLFWLAREPLRPGARLTLRLATAEHTVTVERIAHVVEVHTLETRTAELVRRNETAEIEVVGRTAIAFDRHAELPGTGRGVLVDGYDIVGGVTILDATADSRLLFPTERRVDAAARRLANGHAGGVVWLTGLSGSGKSTLATALESRLFARGWQATVLDGDSLRTGLGRDLGFSTEDRAENVRRAAEVARLFAEAGLIAIVALISPERWHRALAGDVIGDGFREVFVKADLAICEQRDPKGLYAKARRGEIQGFTGVSAPYEAPETPDLTIDTGAMPVDAAIDLLESFAITSFAGSAKRAGEDADPSI, from the coding sequence ATGGACGGGATCGTCGCCCTGCACCCGGCGCTGGCCGCCGCCCGCACCCTGCGCGTCGTCATCGCCGGCCATGTCGACCACGGCAAGTCGACCCTGATCGGCCGTCTGCTGCACGACACCGGCACGCTCGGCCCCGAGCGCGTCACGGCGGTCGAGGCGATGAGCAGGAAGCGCGGCATGCCGTTCGAATGGTCGTTCCTGATCGACGCGCTGCAGTCCGAGCGCGACCAGGGCATCACCATCGACACCGCCGAGGTGCAGTTCCGCACCCCGCGCCGGCGCTACGTGCTGATCGACGCGCCGGGCCATGCCGAGTTCCTGAAGAACATGGTCTCCGGCGCCGCCGGGGCCGATGCGGCGCTGCTGCTGGTCGATGCCCGCGAGGGCACGCTGGAGCAGTCGCGCCGCCACGCCCTGATCCTCGGCCTGCTCGGCATCACCCAGGTGGTGGTGGCGATCAACAAGATGGACCTGGTCGAATACGACCAGGCCCGGTTCCAGGCCGTGGTCGACGAGATCTCGGCCTATCTCGGCAGCGTCGGCATCACGCCCGCGGCGGTGGTGCCGCTGGCCGCCCGGCACGGCGAGAACATCGCCGCCCGATCGACCTTGATGCCCTGGCATGACGGGCCGTCGCTGGTCGAGGCGCTGGACGGGCTGGAAGCGGCGCCGGCGCCGACGGAGCAACCGCTGCGCCTGCCGGTGCAGGACGTCTACAAGTTCGACGAGCGACGCATCGTCGCCGGCCGGATCGAGAGCGGCGCGCTGGCGGTCGGCCAGACCCTGCGCTTCGCGCCCTCGGGCAAGGTGGCGCGCATCGCCACGATCGAGAGCTGGCCGGCGGCGGAGATCACCAGCGCCCGGGCCGGCCAGGCGGTCGGGCTGACGCTCGACCCGCCGGTCTTCGTCGAGCGCGGCCAGGTCGCGACCCTGGTCGAGCAGGCGCCCGAGACCGCGACCCGGCTGAAGCTGCGTCTGTTCTGGCTGGCGCGCGAGCCGCTGCGCCCCGGCGCCCGGCTGACCCTGCGCCTGGCCACCGCCGAGCACACGGTGACGGTGGAGCGCATCGCCCATGTGGTCGAGGTGCACACGCTGGAGACCCGGACGGCGGAGCTGGTGCGGCGCAACGAGACGGCGGAGATCGAGGTCGTCGGCCGCACCGCCATCGCCTTCGACCGCCATGCCGAGCTGCCGGGCACCGGCCGCGGCGTGCTGGTCGACGGCTACGACATCGTGGGGGGCGTCACCATCCTCGACGCCACCGCCGACAGCCGGCTCCTGTTCCCGACCGAGCGCCGGGTCGACGCCGCGGCCCGGCGCCTGGCCAACGGCCATGCCGGCGGCGTGGTCTGGCTGACCGGCCTGTCCGGCTCCGGCAAGTCGACCCTGGCGACGGCGCTGGAATCCCGCCTGTTCGCCCGCGGCTGGCAGGCGACGGTGCTGGACGGCGATTCGCTGCGCACCGGCCTCGGCCGCGACCTCGGCTTCTCGACCGAGGACCGGGCCGAGAACGTCCGCCGCGCGGCCGAGGTGGCGCGCCTGTTCGCCGAGGCCGGGCTGATCGCGATCGTGGCGCTGATCTCGCCGGAGCGCTGGCACCGCGCCCTGGCCGGCGACGTCATTGGCGACGGCTTCCGCGAGGTGTTCGTGAAGGCGGATCTCGCGATCTGCGAGCAGCGCGACCCCAAGGGGCTCTACGCCAAGGCGCGGCGCGGCGAGATCCAGGGCTTCACCGGCGTCTCCGCCCCCTATGAGGCGCCGGAGACGCCCGACCTGACGATCGACACCGGCGCGATGCCGGTGGATGCCGCGATCGACCTGCTGGAGTCCTTCGCCATCACCAGCTTCGCCGGCTCCGCCAAGCGGGCCGGGGAGGACGCGGATCCGTCGATCTGA
- the mmsB gene encoding multiple monosaccharide ABC transporter permease, translated as MATETTALQTRANQRIGEFLKHNIREYAMLLSLVAIMIIFQVATDGRLFTPLNLSNLIQQNAYVIVLAFGMLLVIVSGHIDLSVGSVAGFVGAVGGALMVWQGVDPWLSAIACLALGAAIGSVQGYFIAYRKIPSFIVTLAGMLAFRGLCIMVLAGERAGPVPADFQKMSSGFIAELFGSMPELFSGNGKVWITTLLISLAVPLILVWFNVKKRRNEIQHGVEQEPLLFFVIKNVATLVALAGLGYLLATYNGLPNILILMGVLVVLYAFVTTRTTLGRRIYAVGGNEKAAKLSGINTEKLVFLTFVNMGVLAALAGLITTARLTSATPQAGNQYELDAIAACFIGGASASGGVGKITGVGIGAFIMGVMNNGMSILGLGIDLQMVIKGLVLLAAVAFDVYNKNKVG; from the coding sequence ATGGCCACCGAAACGACCGCCCTGCAGACTCGCGCGAACCAGCGGATCGGCGAGTTCCTGAAGCACAACATCCGCGAATACGCGATGCTGCTGTCGCTCGTCGCGATCATGATCATCTTCCAGGTCGCGACCGACGGCCGGCTGTTCACGCCGCTGAACCTCAGCAACCTGATCCAGCAGAACGCCTATGTCATCGTGCTGGCCTTCGGCATGCTGCTGGTGATCGTCAGCGGCCATATCGATCTGTCGGTCGGGTCGGTCGCGGGCTTCGTCGGCGCGGTCGGCGGCGCGCTGATGGTGTGGCAGGGCGTCGACCCCTGGCTCTCGGCCATCGCCTGCCTGGCGCTGGGCGCCGCGATCGGCTCGGTCCAGGGCTATTTCATCGCCTATCGCAAGATCCCGTCCTTCATCGTCACCCTGGCGGGCATGCTGGCCTTCCGCGGCCTCTGCATCATGGTGCTGGCCGGCGAGCGTGCCGGGCCGGTGCCCGCCGACTTCCAGAAGATGTCCTCGGGCTTCATCGCCGAGCTGTTCGGCTCGATGCCGGAGCTGTTCTCGGGCAACGGCAAGGTCTGGATCACGACGCTGCTGATCAGCCTGGCCGTGCCGCTGATCCTGGTCTGGTTCAACGTCAAGAAGCGGCGCAACGAGATCCAGCACGGGGTGGAGCAGGAGCCGCTGCTGTTCTTCGTGATCAAGAACGTGGCGACTCTGGTGGCGCTGGCCGGGCTCGGCTACCTGCTGGCCACCTATAACGGCCTGCCCAACATCCTGATCCTGATGGGCGTGCTGGTCGTGCTCTACGCCTTCGTCACCACCCGCACCACGCTCGGCCGCCGCATCTACGCGGTCGGCGGCAACGAGAAGGCGGCCAAGCTGTCCGGCATCAACACCGAGAAGCTGGTGTTCCTGACCTTCGTCAACATGGGGGTACTGGCGGCGCTGGCCGGGCTGATCACCACGGCGCGCCTGACCTCGGCGACGCCGCAGGCCGGCAACCAGTACGAGCTCGACGCCATCGCCGCCTGCTTCATCGGCGGCGCCTCGGCCTCGGGCGGCGTCGGCAAGATTACCGGCGTGGGGATCGGCGCCTTCATCATGGGCGTGATGAACAACGGCATGTCGATCCTCGGCCTCGGCATCGACCTGCAGATGGTGATCAAGGGCCTGGTTCTGCTCGCCGCCGTCGCCTTCGACGTCTACAACAAGAACAAGGTCGGCTGA
- the trpS gene encoding tryptophan--tRNA ligase, which yields MKRIFSGIQPTHNMHLGNYLGAVRNWVALQDGAEFETIYCVVDLHALTVPQVPSELRAHIRELTATLLAVGIDPERSILFAQSQVPGHSELAWLFSCVTPLGWLRRMTQFKDKAGKQQDTAMHGLLAYPVLMAADILLYKGTHVPVGEDQKQHLELTRDIAQSFNQRYGVEFFPLPEPQILGSATRVMSLRDGSKKMSKSDESDYSRINMTDDADTIALKFRRAKTDPEPLPTEAAGLAGRPEAENLVNIYGALAGKDVDAVLAEFGGAPFSTFKGALTDVAVAVLAPIGGEMRRLMADPGHVDAVLRRGGEKAAAIAAPVLAETQEIMGLLRP from the coding sequence ATGAAGCGCATCTTCTCGGGCATCCAGCCCACCCACAACATGCATCTCGGCAACTATCTCGGCGCGGTGCGGAACTGGGTGGCGCTGCAGGACGGGGCGGAGTTCGAGACCATCTACTGCGTCGTCGACCTGCACGCGCTGACCGTGCCGCAGGTGCCGAGCGAGCTGCGCGCCCATATCCGCGAGCTGACCGCGACCCTGCTCGCCGTCGGCATCGACCCGGAGCGCAGCATCCTGTTCGCGCAGAGCCAGGTGCCCGGCCACAGCGAGCTGGCCTGGCTGTTCTCCTGCGTCACCCCGCTGGGCTGGCTGCGGCGCATGACCCAGTTCAAGGACAAGGCCGGCAAGCAGCAGGACACGGCGATGCACGGCCTCCTGGCCTATCCCGTGCTGATGGCGGCGGACATCCTGCTGTACAAGGGCACGCATGTGCCGGTCGGCGAGGACCAGAAGCAGCATCTGGAGCTGACTCGCGACATCGCCCAGTCCTTCAACCAGCGCTACGGCGTCGAGTTCTTCCCGCTGCCGGAGCCGCAGATCCTGGGGTCGGCGACGCGGGTGATGAGCCTGCGCGACGGGTCGAAGAAGATGAGCAAGTCGGACGAGTCCGACTACAGCCGCATCAACATGACCGACGACGCCGACACCATCGCGCTGAAGTTCCGCCGCGCCAAGACCGACCCCGAGCCGCTGCCCACCGAGGCGGCGGGCCTGGCCGGCCGGCCGGAGGCCGAGAACCTGGTCAACATCTACGGCGCCCTGGCCGGCAAGGATGTCGACGCGGTGCTCGCCGAGTTCGGCGGCGCGCCGTTCTCGACCTTCAAGGGCGCCCTGACCGACGTGGCGGTGGCGGTGCTGGCGCCGATCGGCGGCGAGATGCGCCGGCTGATGGCCGATCCCGGCCATGTCGACGCGGTGCTGCGCCGGGGCGGCGAGAAGGCCGCGGCCATCGCGGCGCCGGTGCTGGCCGAGACCCAGGAGATCATGGGGCTGCTGCGGCCGTGA
- the murJ gene encoding murein biosynthesis integral membrane protein MurJ, whose product MSLLRGMATVGGLTAVSRIAGFARDILTASLLGAGPMADAFVIAVKLPNLARRLFADGAFMVTFVPQYAAERGENGRAAALAFAGEVLAALLAVLIPLTLLALLAMPAILAGIAPGFVDDPVREALALDYARLAFPYLLLMSVSALLGGVLNAQERLAPFAAAPILFNLVLIAALLFGTHLAGSPGRALAVGVTLSGIVQLAWLALACRRHGVPVRLMPPRIGPRLRRLVVLMGPGAIGTGITQIQMVLNTLIASFLPAGAVSALYYADRLTQLPLGIVGIALGTALLPTLTRLLVEDRAADVAAIQSRAIEVGLLLGLPAAAGLVLLAGPIVHRLFERGAFGPEQTVAVAGALAAYAAGIPAYILIRVFSTLCFARQDTATPMRTALAATVLAVAGAVLLMRPLGHVGIALATAASAWANAGLLAWSLRRRGALPVDAGLRRRGGRIVLAALGMVAGLLLARQGMAATGTAALAALIAGGAALYAALCLALGAVDRGALARFRRRRHLAG is encoded by the coding sequence ATGTCCCTGCTGCGCGGCATGGCGACGGTCGGGGGGCTGACGGCCGTCAGCCGGATCGCCGGATTCGCCCGCGATATCCTGACCGCCTCGCTGCTGGGCGCGGGGCCGATGGCCGACGCCTTCGTGATCGCGGTCAAGCTGCCCAACCTGGCCCGGCGCCTGTTCGCCGACGGCGCCTTCATGGTCACCTTCGTGCCGCAATACGCGGCCGAGCGCGGCGAGAACGGCCGGGCCGCCGCGCTGGCCTTCGCCGGCGAGGTGCTGGCCGCCCTGCTGGCGGTGCTGATCCCGCTGACCCTGCTGGCGCTGCTGGCCATGCCGGCGATCCTGGCGGGGATCGCCCCCGGCTTCGTTGACGACCCGGTGCGCGAAGCCCTGGCGCTGGACTATGCGCGCTTGGCCTTCCCCTATCTGCTGCTGATGTCGGTCTCGGCCCTCTTGGGCGGGGTGCTGAACGCGCAGGAGAGGCTGGCCCCCTTCGCGGCGGCGCCGATCCTGTTCAACCTGGTGCTGATCGCGGCTCTCCTGTTCGGCACGCATCTCGCCGGGTCGCCCGGCCGGGCGCTGGCGGTCGGCGTCACCCTGTCCGGCATCGTCCAGCTGGCTTGGCTGGCGCTGGCCTGCCGCCGCCACGGCGTGCCGGTGCGGCTGATGCCGCCGCGGATCGGGCCACGGCTGCGCCGGCTGGTGGTGCTGATGGGGCCGGGCGCCATCGGCACCGGCATCACCCAGATCCAGATGGTGCTGAACACGCTGATCGCCAGCTTCCTGCCGGCCGGCGCGGTCAGCGCCCTCTATTACGCCGACCGGCTGACCCAGCTGCCGCTCGGCATCGTCGGCATCGCGCTGGGCACCGCGCTCCTGCCCACCCTGACCCGCCTCCTGGTCGAGGATCGGGCGGCGGATGTCGCGGCGATCCAGAGCCGGGCAATCGAGGTCGGGCTGCTGCTAGGCCTGCCCGCCGCCGCCGGGCTGGTCCTGCTGGCCGGGCCGATCGTCCATAGGCTGTTCGAGCGCGGCGCCTTCGGGCCGGAGCAGACGGTGGCCGTCGCCGGGGCGCTGGCCGCCTACGCCGCCGGCATCCCGGCCTATATCCTGATCCGGGTGTTCTCGACCCTGTGCTTCGCCCGGCAGGACACGGCGACGCCGATGCGCACCGCGCTGGCCGCCACGGTCCTGGCCGTGGCCGGCGCCGTGCTGCTGATGCGCCCTCTGGGCCATGTCGGCATCGCGCTGGCGACCGCCGCCTCCGCCTGGGCCAATGCCGGGCTGCTGGCCTGGTCGCTGCGCCGCCGCGGCGCCCTGCCGGTCGATGCCGGGCTGCGCCGGCGCGGCGGCCGGATCGTGCTGGCGGCGCTGGGCATGGTCGCCGGGCTGCTGCTGGCCCGGCAGGGCATGGCCGCGACCGGCACTGCGGCCCTGGCCGCGCTGATCGCCGGCGGCGCCGCGCTCTACGCCGCGCTGTGCCTGGCCCTGGGCGCGGTCGACCGCGGCGCGCTGGCGCGCTTCCGGCGGCGCAGGCATCTGGCGGGTTGA